A DNA window from Thiothrix subterranea contains the following coding sequences:
- a CDS encoding NAD(+) kinase, producing MNPFSHIGLFTKPNDTRVDKTLFQLHEFLLERGYHVHCDRDAGIILGLPTMPSDLLARQIDLAIVVGGDGTLLSTGRLLADHEVPLIGINLGRVGFLVDISPAEMLTQLEQMLAGQYKEEARFVLHADVIREEEIIGSGEALNDVVLHVRNEVRMIEFTTRIDGYFVNTQRADGIIITTPTGSTAYALSSGGPILHPALQALALVPICPHTLSDRPLVISNQSVIDIHLCEDRDIPARVSFDGHNNIELESGDALRIHTRPEKVRLLHPQSYDYYHILREKLHWGVQP from the coding sequence ATGAACCCGTTTTCTCACATCGGTCTGTTTACCAAACCCAACGATACCCGCGTCGACAAGACGCTGTTTCAGTTGCACGAATTCCTGTTGGAACGCGGTTATCACGTCCATTGCGACCGCGATGCAGGCATTATTTTAGGCTTGCCCACCATGCCCTCCGACCTATTGGCGCGGCAAATTGACCTTGCCATTGTCGTCGGCGGTGACGGCACATTGCTCTCCACCGGACGCTTACTCGCCGATCACGAAGTGCCGTTGATTGGTATCAACTTGGGGCGCGTCGGTTTTCTGGTGGATATTTCCCCCGCTGAAATGCTCACCCAATTGGAGCAAATGTTAGCGGGGCAATACAAAGAAGAAGCCCGTTTCGTGCTCCACGCCGACGTTATCCGTGAAGAGGAAATCATTGGTAGCGGTGAAGCCCTCAACGACGTGGTGCTGCATGTGCGCAATGAAGTGCGTATGATCGAATTCACCACCCGCATTGACGGTTATTTTGTGAACACCCAACGCGCCGACGGCATTATTATTACCACGCCCACCGGCTCAACCGCCTACGCACTTTCCAGTGGCGGCCCCATTTTGCACCCGGCCCTGCAAGCCTTGGCACTGGTGCCGATTTGCCCGCACACCCTGAGTGATCGCCCCTTGGTCATCAGCAATCAAAGCGTGATCGACATCCATCTGTGCGAAGACCGCGATATTCCCGCCCGCGTCTCTTTCGATGGGCATAACAATATTGAGCTGGAATCCGGCGATGCGTTGCGCATTCATACTCGCCCGGAAAAAGTGCGCTTATTACACCCGCAAAGCTATGATTATTACCATATTTTGCGTGAAAAACTGCATTGGGGAGTGCAACCGTAA
- a CDS encoding YbgA family protein, which produces MQHEDKIKIGISACLLGQQVRFDGGHKHDGYITGTLGLYFDFVPLCPEVGIGLGVPRPTLHLVRNDGSLRAVNVKDPTIDHTDALSRYFEQSLPQLAGIHGYILKKNSPSCGMERVKVYTLVKQNLPPDRDGVGIFAQALREKFPLLPVEEEGRLCDPVLRENFIGRIFVYHRWQQLLAAGLKAADLVDFHADHKYVLMAHDQDIARELGQMVAQAGVVDDLPALAADYFRLLMTALEKRVTRGQHANVLMHLMGYLKGCIDAADRQEMLDTIHQYRHGYVPLVVPITLLKHHFRRHPQPYIERQHYLNPHPKELMLRNQL; this is translated from the coding sequence ATGCAGCATGAAGACAAAATAAAAATTGGGATTAGCGCTTGCTTGTTGGGTCAGCAAGTGCGTTTTGATGGCGGGCACAAGCATGACGGTTATATTACCGGCACGCTTGGCCTGTATTTTGACTTTGTGCCGCTCTGCCCGGAAGTGGGCATCGGCTTGGGTGTGCCGCGCCCGACTTTGCATTTGGTGCGTAATGACGGCTCGTTGCGGGCAGTGAATGTGAAAGATCCAACGATTGATCATACGGATGCATTATCTCGCTATTTTGAACAATCGCTACCGCAGTTAGCAGGTATCCACGGCTATATTCTGAAGAAAAACTCGCCCAGTTGCGGCATGGAGCGGGTGAAAGTTTACACATTGGTGAAGCAAAATTTGCCGCCAGATCGCGATGGTGTTGGTATTTTTGCGCAGGCGTTACGCGAAAAATTTCCCTTGTTACCCGTTGAGGAGGAGGGAAGGTTGTGCGACCCCGTGCTGCGGGAAAATTTTATCGGGCGGATTTTTGTGTATCACCGCTGGCAACAATTACTCGCGGCGGGGTTGAAAGCGGCTGATTTGGTCGATTTTCATGCTGATCACAAATACGTACTGATGGCGCATGACCAAGATATTGCGCGTGAATTAGGGCAAATGGTTGCCCAAGCAGGGGTTGTAGACGATTTGCCCGCATTGGCGGCAGATTATTTTCGCTTACTCATGACCGCATTGGAAAAACGGGTAACACGCGGGCAACATGCTAATGTGCTGATGCACTTGATGGGCTATTTGAAAGGCTGCATTGACGCGGCAGATCGGCAGGAAATGCTGGATACGATCCACCAATACCGGCACGGCTATGTGCCGCTGGTCGTGCCGATTACCTTGTTGAAGCACCATTTCCGGCGGCATCCGCAACCGTATATTGAACGCCAGCATTACCTGAATCCGCACCCCAAAGAGTTAATGCTTAGGAACCAGTTGTAA
- the recN gene encoding DNA repair protein RecN, translated as MLTHIHIRDFAIIDTLELELHSGMTALTGETGAGKSILLDAIGLVLGDKADSSTVRHGADKAEITLSVDITQTPSARVWLEAQGIEGADDTCILRRVISAQGKSRAWINGSPANLTQLRELGEQLVDIHGQHEHQSLMKKDAQRQMLDAFADNDTLLDNTRRAWSAWKKLHERVTLLSSQNQQHQERIDLLRFQSQELEALALQPNETEQLDEELNRLANAEQLRSTAAQGYAQLYDDEPSLYSALGRLIHDLAQQARVDAHLEPSLELLTSAQIQLQEAAAQLRDYAESLDIDPARLQAVENRIADIRSLARKYRTEPPELPARLAHIQQELAQLGGGDYDLDALEQQLQAATETYREQASLLSQARQQAAQQLSAGVSQAMQQLGMQGGKFAIQVVHDAANAFQATGMDSIDFTVSANPGQPLKPLMKVASGGELSRISLAIQMIAAQKVTLPALIFDEVDTGIGGGIAEVVGKQLRTLGTNRQVLCVTHLPQVASQAHQHYKVTKIKGAEYTSTGIVHLTQTQRVEEVARMIGGMEITHATRALAKEMLTTGS; from the coding sequence ATGTTGACCCACATCCACATCCGCGATTTTGCGATTATCGACACGCTGGAGCTCGAACTGCATTCCGGCATGACGGCCTTAACCGGCGAAACCGGCGCAGGCAAATCCATCCTACTCGATGCCATCGGCTTGGTGCTTGGCGATAAAGCCGACAGCAGCACAGTACGCCACGGCGCAGACAAAGCCGAAATCACCCTGAGCGTCGACATTACCCAAACCCCTTCCGCCCGCGTGTGGCTAGAAGCGCAAGGCATAGAAGGCGCGGATGACACCTGCATCCTCCGCCGCGTCATTTCCGCGCAAGGCAAATCACGCGCCTGGATCAACGGCTCTCCCGCCAACCTTACCCAATTGCGCGAACTCGGTGAACAACTGGTCGACATCCACGGTCAGCACGAACACCAATCGCTGATGAAAAAAGATGCGCAACGCCAGATGTTGGATGCCTTCGCCGACAACGATACGCTACTGGACAACACCCGCCGCGCATGGTCAGCATGGAAAAAATTGCACGAGCGCGTCACTCTATTAAGCAGCCAAAACCAGCAGCACCAAGAACGCATCGACTTATTGCGTTTTCAGTCGCAAGAACTCGAAGCCCTCGCGTTGCAACCCAATGAAACCGAGCAGCTTGATGAGGAACTCAACCGCCTTGCCAATGCCGAACAACTCCGTAGCACTGCCGCGCAAGGTTACGCGCAACTCTACGACGACGAGCCGTCGCTGTATTCGGCCTTGGGTCGCCTGATTCACGATCTTGCCCAGCAAGCACGGGTGGATGCGCACTTAGAACCGTCGCTGGAATTGCTCACCAGCGCCCAGATTCAACTGCAAGAAGCCGCTGCACAATTGCGCGATTACGCCGAAAGCCTCGACATTGACCCGGCACGCCTACAAGCGGTCGAAAATCGCATTGCTGACATTCGTAGCCTTGCCCGCAAATACCGCACCGAACCGCCCGAACTTCCCGCACGTTTAGCGCATATCCAGCAAGAACTGGCGCAACTTGGCGGCGGTGATTACGACCTTGACGCGCTCGAACAACAATTACAAGCGGCGACTGAGACTTACCGCGAACAAGCCAGTCTGCTGAGTCAAGCGCGGCAGCAAGCTGCGCAACAACTTTCCGCCGGGGTTTCGCAAGCCATGCAACAACTGGGAATGCAGGGTGGCAAATTTGCGATTCAAGTGGTTCACGATGCCGCCAATGCTTTTCAGGCAACGGGCATGGATAGCATTGACTTCACCGTCAGCGCCAACCCCGGTCAACCGCTGAAACCGTTGATGAAAGTCGCATCCGGTGGCGAACTGTCACGCATTAGTTTAGCGATTCAAATGATTGCCGCGCAAAAAGTTACCCTGCCTGCGCTGATTTTCGACGAAGTGGATACCGGCATTGGCGGCGGCATTGCCGAAGTGGTCGGCAAACAACTGCGCACTCTCGGCACGAATCGCCAAGTTTTGTGCGTCACGCATTTACCACAAGTCGCCTCGCAAGCACACCAGCATTACAAAGTGACCAAGATCAAAGGCGCGGAATATACCAGCACGGGCATTGTGCATTTGACGCAAACACAGCGCGTGGAGGAAGTGGCGCGAATGATTGGCGGGATGGAAATCACGCACGCAACCCGCGCGTTGGCAAAAGAGATGCTTACAACTGGTTCCTAA
- the hrcA gene encoding heat-inducible transcriptional repressor HrcA, protein MTIRQHPELNERARHILKVLVESYIQDGQPVGSRNLARSSGLDLSAATIRNVMADLEDMGYIRAPHTSAGRIPTSQGYRLFVDALVNIKPLEQHAMHILQGQLKAERDPAALIQSASSLLSCITQLTGVVSLPRRNPSSIRQIEFLSLSSRQVLAILVMNRNEVQNRIIQLDADVSSSELQQAANFLNERLIGKDLQQARAALLEEMREHREDMNRMMLSAIELGEKTVADLGDQKQDEDCVIAGETNLMGYDDLSDITKLRELFAAFTRKRDILGLLDKCLQADGVKIFIGRESGQAVFDECSLVTAPYEVDGEQLGVLGVIGPKRIPYERVIPVVDITAKLLSLALKSRH, encoded by the coding sequence ATGACAATACGCCAGCACCCAGAACTCAACGAACGCGCCCGCCACATCCTCAAAGTGTTGGTGGAAAGCTATATCCAAGACGGACAGCCGGTCGGTTCGCGCAACCTTGCCCGCAGCAGCGGCTTGGATTTAAGCGCCGCCACCATCCGCAATGTGATGGCGGATTTGGAGGATATGGGTTACATCCGTGCGCCGCACACCTCGGCAGGGCGCATCCCCACCTCGCAAGGCTACCGCCTCTTCGTCGATGCGTTGGTCAATATCAAGCCGCTCGAACAGCACGCCATGCACATCCTGCAAGGGCAGTTGAAAGCGGAACGCGACCCCGCCGCATTAATCCAATCCGCCTCCAGCTTGCTCTCCTGCATTACCCAACTGACGGGCGTGGTGAGTTTGCCGCGCCGCAATCCGTCGTCCATCCGCCAGATTGAATTCCTGAGCTTATCGAGTCGCCAAGTGCTGGCGATTCTGGTGATGAACCGCAACGAAGTACAAAACCGCATTATCCAGCTCGACGCGGATGTGAGTTCCTCAGAATTGCAACAAGCCGCCAACTTCCTCAACGAACGTTTGATTGGCAAAGATTTGCAGCAAGCCCGCGCCGCCTTGCTGGAAGAGATGCGCGAACACCGCGAAGACATGAATCGCATGATGCTCTCCGCGATTGAGCTGGGCGAAAAAACGGTCGCGGATTTAGGCGATCAAAAGCAAGATGAAGATTGCGTGATTGCGGGCGAAACCAACTTGATGGGTTACGACGATTTGTCCGATATTACCAAGTTGCGCGAATTGTTTGCCGCCTTTACCCGCAAACGCGATATTCTGGGTTTGCTGGATAAATGCTTGCAGGCGGATGGCGTGAAAATCTTCATCGGGCGCGAATCCGGTCAAGCGGTATTCGACGAATGCAGTCTGGTGACAGCGCCCTATGAAGTCGATGGCGAGCAATTAGGCGTACTCGGCGTGATTGGCCCCAAACGCATCCCGTATGAACGGGTGATTCCCGTCGTTGACATTACCGCGAAATTATTGAGTCTGGCGTTGAAATCTCGGCATTGA
- a CDS encoding glutathione peroxidase produces MIKQLFGLAISLFAASNALAEPVAGPATDNGCPAALNFTLRELGSEKTVNLCEAYKGKVVLMVNTASKCGFTPQFDGLEKLYSDYKDRGLVVLGFPSNDFAGQDPGSEKEIKDFCELTYGVKFPMFEKTQVLKDNASPLYKVLGEMAKEHPSWNFHKYVLNTKGELIGSFSSFVTPQSDKLVKLIEANLP; encoded by the coding sequence ATGATTAAGCAACTTTTCGGCTTGGCAATCAGTTTGTTTGCCGCCAGCAATGCACTGGCTGAACCCGTGGCAGGGCCTGCTACCGACAATGGTTGCCCGGCGGCGCTGAATTTCACCTTGCGTGAATTGGGTTCGGAGAAAACGGTTAATTTGTGCGAAGCCTACAAGGGCAAGGTGGTGTTAATGGTGAATACCGCCAGCAAGTGTGGCTTCACCCCGCAATTTGACGGTTTGGAGAAATTGTATAGCGACTACAAAGACCGGGGTTTGGTGGTGCTGGGGTTTCCCTCCAACGATTTCGCTGGGCAAGACCCCGGTTCAGAAAAAGAGATTAAGGATTTTTGCGAGCTGACCTATGGGGTTAAATTCCCCATGTTTGAGAAAACCCAAGTGCTCAAAGACAATGCGTCGCCACTTTACAAAGTGCTAGGGGAAATGGCGAAAGAGCACCCTAGTTGGAATTTCCATAAATACGTGCTGAATACCAAGGGCGAGTTAATCGGCAGTTTTTCCAGCTTTGTGACCCCGCAAAGTGATAAACTGGTGAAATTAATTGAAGCGAACTTGCCGTAA